A portion of the Fusobacterium perfoetens ATCC 29250 genome contains these proteins:
- a CDS encoding ABC transporter permease translates to MNFLESLKTAIQSIKINKMRSFLTMLGIIIGISSVITMSSIGKGGQENITGDLKKGGYGKFNITVDKTDENFRWKYLLDEDIIKKLKDSGKFKEVSPKISTNFGLKIGNNPRKEMMMFDVTTPDYENINKVEILYGRNFLPIEYEEGEKIITIDNITAQNLFGNSRNALGEKIDLSKGRNGINYSYKIVGVFKNPLEQMSKMMGGKRIPRFGRIPLNTYQKLFDSQGTGYTSLILEAKDPEQLAETMLDAKEILGNMIDDSELYDINVENNGASSFDNILTTLNIFVTFVAGISLFVGGIGVMNIMLVSVVERTKEIGIRKAIGATDYDILSQFLMESVILTGIGGILGVVFGIIFGLGIGYIIGIFPIFSIFTITISMLISMGIGILFGVTPAKKAAKLNPIDALRTE, encoded by the coding sequence ATGAATTTTTTGGAAAGTTTAAAAACTGCTATACAAAGTATAAAAATAAATAAAATGAGGTCATTTTTAACAATGCTTGGAATAATTATAGGAATATCTTCTGTAATAACCATGTCATCTATAGGAAAAGGTGGTCAAGAAAACATAACAGGAGATTTAAAAAAGGGAGGATATGGAAAGTTTAATATTACAGTAGATAAAACAGATGAAAATTTTAGATGGAAATATTTATTAGATGAAGATATAATAAAAAAATTAAAAGATAGTGGGAAATTTAAAGAAGTTAGTCCTAAAATTAGTACTAACTTTGGATTAAAAATAGGCAATAATCCTAGAAAAGAAATGATGATGTTTGATGTTACTACTCCTGATTATGAAAATATTAATAAAGTTGAAATTTTATATGGAAGAAATTTTTTGCCAATTGAGTATGAAGAGGGAGAAAAAATAATTACAATAGATAATATAACAGCTCAAAATTTATTTGGAAATTCTAGAAATGCTTTAGGAGAAAAGATAGATTTATCAAAAGGAAGAAATGGAATTAATTATAGTTATAAAATAGTAGGAGTTTTTAAAAATCCCTTAGAACAGATGAGTAAAATGATGGGTGGAAAAAGAATTCCAAGATTTGGGAGAATTCCACTTAATACATATCAAAAACTTTTTGATAGTCAAGGAACAGGATACACTTCTTTAATATTAGAAGCAAAGGACCCAGAACAATTAGCTGAAACTATGTTAGATGCTAAAGAAATTTTAGGAAATATGATTGATGATTCAGAATTATATGATATTAATGTGGAAAATAATGGAGCTAGTTCTTTTGATAATATTTTAACAACCTTAAATATTTTTGTTACCTTTGTAGCAGGAATTTCTCTTTTTGTTGGAGGAATAGGAGTTATGAATATTATGCTTGTAAGTGTAGTAGAAAGAACTAAAGAGATAGGAATAAGAAAAGCTATAGGAGCTACAGATTATGATATATTATCACAGTTTCTTATGGAATCAGTTATTTTGACAGGAATAGGAGGAATTTTAGGAGTAGTTTTTGGAATAATTTTTGGATTGGGAATAGGATATATAATAGGAATTTTTCCAATTTTTTCTATTTTCACGATTACTATTTCTATGTTAATCTCAATGGGAATAGGAATATTATTTGGAGTTACACCAGCTAAAAAAGCAGCAAAACTTAATCCTATAGATGCTTTAAGAACAGAATAA
- the corA gene encoding magnesium/cobalt transporter CorA, which translates to MNKKVGLQPGSLIYTGIIDKNIDIPITQYFYNNQSFNKVHFIYKEDFKINLKKDFKTWINIEGIHNIDLIKKIGEKFKIDSLILEDLLNNSQRPKLEVRENFIFITLKMITHNKVNDKYECEQVSFILFKDLLLSFQEKSNNIFDNIKLRIENHIGIIADKNEDYLLYALIDRIVDNYFLITEDLEEKIQNLEIEISSNPTKKAFENILLQKKELLKIKKSIFPLRELVSKFSDIKVREFIKNDINIYLIDLQDHIIVINENIDFLFNRQNDLIQLYHSTLSNNMNEIMKVLAMISTIFIPLSFLAGVYGMNFQFMPELTWKYGYFIILIIMFIIFAGSILFFKKKKWW; encoded by the coding sequence ATGAATAAAAAAGTTGGTCTTCAACCTGGTAGTTTAATTTATACAGGTATAATAGATAAAAATATAGACATCCCTATTACACAATATTTTTATAATAATCAATCTTTTAATAAAGTTCATTTTATATATAAAGAAGACTTTAAAATAAATTTAAAAAAGGATTTTAAAACTTGGATAAATATAGAAGGTATTCATAACATTGATTTAATTAAAAAAATTGGTGAAAAGTTTAAAATAGATTCTTTAATACTTGAAGATTTATTAAATAATTCCCAAAGGCCAAAATTAGAAGTCAGAGAAAATTTTATTTTTATAACTTTAAAAATGATAACTCATAATAAAGTTAATGATAAATATGAATGTGAACAGGTTTCTTTTATCCTTTTTAAAGATTTGCTCCTTTCATTTCAAGAAAAATCTAATAATATTTTTGATAATATAAAATTAAGAATAGAGAATCATATAGGTATTATAGCTGATAAAAATGAAGATTATCTTTTATATGCTCTTATTGATAGAATTGTAGATAATTATTTTTTAATAACAGAGGATTTAGAGGAAAAAATTCAAAACTTAGAGATTGAAATTAGTAGTAACCCTACGAAAAAAGCTTTTGAAAATATCTTACTACAAAAAAAAGAACTATTAAAAATAAAAAAATCTATTTTTCCTTTAAGAGAATTAGTTTCAAAATTTTCTGATATTAAAGTAAGAGAATTTATTAAAAATGATATAAATATTTATCTTATAGATTTACAAGACCATATTATTGTTATAAATGAAAATATTGATTTTCTTTTTAATAGGCAAAATGATTTAATTCAACTTTATCATTCCACTTTAAGCAATAATATGAATGAAATTATGAAAGTTCTTGCAATGATTTCTACAATTTTTATTCCTCTTAGTTTTTTAGCAGGAGTTTATGGAATGAATTTTCAATTTATGCCTGAACTTACTTGGAAATATGGTTATTTTATAATTCTTATTATTATGTTTATTATTTTTGCTGGAAGTATTTTATTTTTTAAAAAGAAAAAATGGTGGTAA
- a CDS encoding helix-turn-helix transcriptional regulator produces the protein MNKKETLNFLKRLAEGISATFGPDCETVIHDLRSKDEIIVAIYNGHVTGRNIGDKLNLLGVYELEEMENGKDFYNCLCKTNDGRLIKSTTVHFKSKDFHYAFGINFDYTKFYDVSKVLSAFMKTGVDVTKVVNENPNEKMFDEIYREAVMYFAKDPKFMSKEEKLDFIIYIKDHGGFSLKKSVVNLAKNMEVTRFTIYNYLKELGINPKECK, from the coding sequence ATGAATAAAAAAGAAACACTTAATTTTTTAAAAAGATTAGCCGAAGGAATATCAGCTACTTTTGGACCTGATTGTGAAACAGTTATTCATGATTTGAGATCTAAAGATGAAATAATAGTTGCTATTTATAATGGACATGTAACAGGAAGAAATATAGGAGATAAGTTAAATCTTTTAGGTGTATATGAATTAGAAGAAATGGAAAATGGAAAAGATTTCTATAATTGTCTCTGTAAAACAAATGATGGAAGACTTATAAAATCAACAACAGTCCATTTTAAATCAAAAGATTTTCATTATGCTTTTGGAATAAATTTTGATTATACAAAATTTTATGATGTAAGTAAAGTTTTATCTGCTTTTATGAAAACAGGGGTAGATGTAACAAAAGTTGTTAATGAAAACCCTAATGAAAAAATGTTTGATGAAATTTATAGGGAAGCTGTAATGTATTTTGCAAAAGACCCAAAATTTATGAGTAAAGAAGAAAAATTAGATTTTATAATTTATATAAAAGACCATGGGGGATTTTCTTTGAAAAAAAGTGTTGTAAATTTAGCTAAAAATATGGAAGTTACAAGATTTACTATTTATAATTATTTAAAAGAATTAGGAATTAACCCAAAAGAATGTAAATAA
- the nagA gene encoding N-acetylglucosamine-6-phosphate deacetylase → MESLVLKNGKILLEDRIIDGSLLVVDGIIKKIVEDKYREELTGDKIIDLEEKLVVPGFVDVHIHGCDGADTMDLSVESLKKMSKFVATKGVTNFLPTTLTSPKDELKEALRCIGELQNKDIDGANIFGAHMEGPYFDVAFKGAQDDRFMLKATIEELQEYLDVKKGVLKLMSLSASDDSYLEPIKFLRKNGVISSIGHSNGDYENVVKAVKAGLSHSTHTFNGMKGFTHRELGIAGGVLVTDEINAEVIFDGIHVHPKAVDLLIRAKGTDKVVLITDAMSATGLKDGDYKLGKLDVYVKDSQARLKSNNALAGSVLTMDKAFRNVLSLGYTIFDAVKMSSTNACKEFGINAGKIEIGKRGDFAILDSEKNVTMTIVGGKIKYQI, encoded by the coding sequence ATGGAAAGTTTAGTTTTAAAAAATGGAAAAATTCTTTTAGAAGATAGAATTATAGATGGAAGTCTTTTAGTAGTTGATGGAATAATAAAAAAAATAGTTGAAGATAAATATAGAGAAGAGTTAACTGGAGATAAAATAATTGATTTAGAAGAAAAATTAGTTGTTCCTGGGTTTGTTGATGTACATATTCATGGTTGTGATGGTGCTGATACAATGGATTTATCTGTTGAATCTCTTAAAAAAATGTCAAAATTTGTTGCAACAAAAGGTGTTACAAACTTTTTACCTACAACACTTACAAGTCCTAAAGATGAATTAAAAGAAGCTTTAAGATGTATTGGAGAATTACAAAATAAAGATATTGATGGAGCAAATATTTTTGGAGCTCATATGGAAGGTCCTTATTTTGATGTTGCTTTTAAAGGAGCACAAGATGATAGATTTATGCTAAAAGCAACAATAGAAGAATTACAAGAATATTTAGATGTTAAAAAAGGAGTTTTAAAATTAATGTCACTTTCAGCAAGTGACGATTCTTATTTAGAACCTATTAAGTTTTTAAGAAAAAATGGTGTAATCTCTTCTATAGGACATTCAAATGGAGATTATGAAAATGTTGTAAAAGCTGTAAAAGCAGGTCTTTCACACTCAACTCATACTTTTAATGGAATGAAAGGATTTACACATAGAGAATTAGGAATAGCAGGTGGAGTATTAGTAACTGATGAAATAAATGCAGAAGTTATATTTGATGGAATACATGTTCATCCAAAAGCTGTAGATTTACTTATAAGAGCAAAAGGAACAGATAAAGTTGTATTAATAACTGATGCTATGTCAGCTACAGGACTTAAAGATGGAGATTATAAACTTGGAAAATTAGATGTATATGTAAAAGATAGTCAAGCAAGATTAAAAAGTAATAATGCTTTAGCAGGAAGTGTTCTTACTATGGATAAAGCATTTAGAAATGTATTATCTTTAGGATATACAATATTTGATGCGGTAAAAATGTCAAGTACAAATGCTTGTAAAGAATTTGGAATTAATGCTGGTAAAATTGAAATTGGAAAAAGAGGAGATTTTGCAATATTAGATTCTGAAAAAAATGTAACAATGACAATTGTTGGTGGAAAAATAAAATACCAAATTTAA
- a CDS encoding RluA family pseudouridine synthase: protein MKNLSLKVKINDELMKFLIENLPGKNRNNIKSLLKNGQILVNGVRTSQFNYLLKEGDEVIVSASRMTENHLQGIKIIFEDDDIIVIEKPEGMLSIATDKERERTAYNIVKEYIKAKNPQEKLFIVHRLDKGTSGVMIFAKTEGIQQVLQTNWQNFVKERKYVAVVEGKVEKNRDTIISYLKENNAMVTFSSPVEIEGSKKAITHYEVLKRSRAYSLVEANIETGRKNQIRVHMQGLGHSIIGDKKYGAKTNPLRRLGLHARTIVFKHPRTNKILSFETKIPVRFSSMFKVK, encoded by the coding sequence TTGAAAAATTTAAGTTTAAAAGTCAAAATAAATGATGAATTAATGAAATTTTTGATAGAAAATTTACCTGGAAAAAATAGAAATAATATAAAGTCTCTTCTAAAAAATGGTCAAATTTTAGTAAATGGAGTTAGAACTTCTCAATTTAACTATTTATTAAAAGAAGGAGATGAAGTAATAGTATCAGCTTCAAGAATGACAGAAAATCATTTACAAGGAATAAAAATAATTTTTGAGGATGATGATATAATAGTTATAGAAAAACCTGAAGGAATGTTGTCTATAGCTACTGATAAAGAAAGGGAAAGGACAGCTTATAATATAGTTAAAGAATATATAAAAGCTAAAAATCCTCAAGAAAAATTATTTATCGTTCATAGATTAGATAAAGGAACTTCAGGGGTAATGATATTTGCAAAAACTGAAGGAATACAACAAGTTTTACAAACTAATTGGCAAAATTTTGTAAAAGAAAGAAAGTACGTGGCAGTTGTTGAAGGAAAAGTTGAAAAAAATAGAGATACAATAATATCTTATTTAAAAGAAAATAATGCTATGGTAACTTTTTCAAGTCCTGTGGAAATAGAAGGTTCTAAAAAAGCAATAACACATTACGAAGTATTAAAAAGAAGTAGAGCTTACTCATTAGTAGAAGCTAATATAGAAACTGGTAGAAAAAATCAAATTAGAGTTCATATGCAAGGATTAGGACATAGTATAATAGGAGATAAAAAATATGGCGCTAAGACAAATCCTCTTAGAAGATTAGGATTACATGCAAGAACAATAGTATTTAAGCATCCTAGAACAAATAAAATACTTTCTTTTGAAACTAAAATACCAGTAAGATTTTCATCAATGTTTAAAGTAAAATAA
- a CDS encoding DUF523 domain-containing protein translates to MIGISSCLCGINCKYNGENNLNPIFLEMLNKGEAVPICPEQLGGLSTPRVPAEIQKDKEGKIQVITKNNTNVTKEYFLGAERALKILKALEIDTVILKSKSPSCGYGKIYDGTFSKTLIEGNGITVDLFLKNNIKVIDNEEYIKNK, encoded by the coding sequence ATGATAGGAATTAGTAGTTGCCTTTGTGGAATAAATTGTAAATATAATGGAGAAAATAACTTAAATCCAATATTTTTAGAAATGTTAAATAAAGGTGAAGCTGTTCCGATATGTCCAGAACAATTAGGTGGACTTTCAACTCCAAGGGTTCCAGCTGAAATTCAAAAAGATAAAGAAGGAAAAATTCAAGTAATTACGAAAAATAACACAAATGTAACAAAAGAATATTTTTTAGGAGCAGAGAGAGCTTTAAAAATTTTGAAAGCTTTAGAAATAGATACAGTAATTTTAAAAAGTAAAAGCCCTTCATGTGGATACGGAAAAATATATGATGGAACTTTTTCTAAAACTTTAATAGAGGGAAATGGAATAACTGTTGATTTGTTCTTAAAAAATAATATAAAAGTGATAGATAATGAAGAATACATAAAAAATAAATAG
- the glgB gene encoding 1,4-alpha-glucan branching protein GlgB — protein sequence MISKEIKEFGEEMRLFHSAINHRLYYSLGCHLKTENGKKGAEFKVWAPNAKDVKVVGAFNNWNGSKHKMFYNGYHGVWSIFIPEIKEGDIYKYEITSKDGRTFLKSDPFAFYSELRPGTASVAKDIFKPFKWEDKEWLDKREKWNPFEGPMNIYEVHLGSWKRKPESEIKKIDKPDLQKSQDELKAESGFLDYKEICDKLLPYVLEMGYTHIEIMPLSEHPLDASWGYQAIGYYSLTSRYGDPEGFKYFVNEFHKAGIGIILDWVPGHFCKDSHGLYKFDGSPLYEYPDEYRAENKGWGTANFNLGSPEVRSFLISNAVFLFDIYHIDGIRADAVSNIIYLEYGHPEVRGLKNKYGGTEDLEAIEFLRLLNGTIFTEFKNPLMIAEEATAWPLVTRPPYVGGLGFNYKWNMGWMNDMLKYMEMDPIYRQYHHNLVTFSLMYCFSENYILSISHDEVVHGKKSVLDKMFGKYEDKFASLRMFLGYMYGHPGKKLNFMGTEIGQFMEWRFYEELEWKMLKYPMHDSIKTYVKDLNHLYKREKALWEQDTTYDGFKWIDHSNYQESIISFVRKSKDEKDFLLFVCNFTPVPHFDYLVGSEVLVDYEEIFNSDRDIYAGTNILNGNDIKVMERNINGIPYAIKLNIPPLSTIILKPKFKEKKLLEKIDKEKLLKNNINLNK from the coding sequence ATGATATCAAAAGAGATTAAAGAATTTGGCGAAGAAATGAGATTATTTCATTCAGCAATAAATCATAGGCTCTATTATAGCTTAGGATGTCACTTAAAAACAGAAAATGGAAAAAAAGGAGCTGAATTTAAAGTATGGGCTCCTAATGCCAAAGATGTAAAAGTTGTAGGAGCTTTCAATAATTGGAATGGCTCTAAACATAAGATGTTTTATAATGGCTATCATGGAGTATGGAGTATATTTATACCTGAAATAAAAGAGGGAGATATATATAAATATGAAATTACATCAAAAGATGGAAGAACATTTTTAAAATCAGACCCTTTTGCTTTTTATTCAGAACTTAGACCTGGTACAGCTTCTGTAGCAAAAGATATTTTTAAGCCATTTAAGTGGGAAGATAAAGAATGGCTAGATAAAAGAGAAAAATGGAATCCTTTTGAAGGACCAATGAATATATATGAAGTACATTTAGGTTCCTGGAAAAGAAAGCCAGAATCAGAAATAAAAAAAATTGATAAACCTGATTTACAAAAAAGCCAAGATGAATTGAAGGCAGAAAGTGGATTTTTAGATTATAAAGAGATTTGTGATAAACTTTTACCATATGTATTAGAAATGGGATATACTCATATTGAAATTATGCCATTATCTGAACATCCATTAGATGCTTCATGGGGCTATCAAGCAATAGGTTATTATTCTTTAACAAGTAGATATGGAGATCCAGAAGGATTTAAATATTTTGTAAATGAATTTCATAAAGCTGGAATTGGAATTATACTTGACTGGGTTCCAGGACATTTTTGTAAAGATTCACATGGATTATATAAATTTGATGGAAGTCCTCTTTATGAATATCCAGATGAGTATAGGGCAGAAAATAAAGGTTGGGGAACAGCCAATTTCAATTTAGGAAGTCCAGAAGTAAGAAGCTTTTTAATATCAAATGCAGTATTTTTATTTGATATTTATCACATAGATGGAATTAGAGCTGATGCAGTTTCTAATATAATTTATTTAGAATATGGTCATCCTGAAGTTAGAGGATTAAAAAATAAATATGGAGGTACAGAAGATTTAGAAGCTATTGAATTTTTAAGACTTTTAAATGGTACTATATTTACAGAATTTAAAAATCCTCTTATGATAGCTGAAGAAGCTACAGCTTGGCCATTAGTAACAAGGCCACCTTATGTAGGAGGACTTGGATTTAATTATAAATGGAATATGGGTTGGATGAATGATATGTTAAAATATATGGAAATGGACCCTATATATAGACAATATCATCACAACTTAGTAACTTTTTCTTTAATGTATTGTTTCTCAGAAAATTATATACTTTCTATATCTCATGATGAAGTTGTTCATGGAAAAAAATCTGTTCTTGATAAGATGTTTGGAAAATATGAAGATAAATTTGCAAGTCTTAGAATGTTTTTAGGATATATGTATGGACATCCTGGAAAAAAATTAAATTTCATGGGAACAGAGATTGGGCAATTTATGGAATGGAGATTCTATGAAGAATTAGAATGGAAAATGTTGAAATATCCAATGCATGATAGTATAAAAACTTATGTAAAAGATTTAAATCATCTTTATAAAAGAGAAAAAGCTTTATGGGAACAAGATACAACTTATGATGGTTTCAAGTGGATAGACCATAGCAATTATCAAGAAAGTATAATATCTTTTGTAAGAAAAAGTAAAGATGAAAAAGATTTCTTATTGTTTGTATGTAACTTTACTCCAGTTCCACATTTTGATTATTTAGTTGGAAGCGAAGTTTTGGTAGATTATGAAGAAATATTTAATAGTGATAGAGATATTTATGCAGGAACAAATATTTTAAATGGTAATGATATAAAAGTAATGGAAAGAAATATAAATGGTATCCCTTATGCAATAAAATTAAATATTCCACCATTATCAACAATTATATTAAAGCCAAAATTTAAAGAGAAAAAGTTATTAGAAAAAATAGATAAAGAAAAATTATTAAAAAATAATATAAATTTAAACAAATAA
- a CDS encoding glucose-1-phosphate adenylyltransferase, whose product MMKKEMIAMILAGGQGSRLKLLTKNIAKPAVPFGGKYRIIDFPLSNCTNSGIDTVGILVQYKPKALNSYIGIGASWDLNRNFGGVSILPPYMQEDGGWWYKGTANSIYQNIDFIDDYDPEYVLILSGDHIYKMDYNKMLEYHKSRNADATIAVLNVSLEEASRFGIMNVKNEDEIYEFEEKPAHPKSTLASMGIYIFNWKVLKQALIEDEANEKSSNDFGKDIIPKLLGENKKLIAYPFEGYWKDVGTVESLWEANMDLLGEEPKFDIFDKNWRIFSKSTNKPSQVIGDNAVIANSLVTEGCVIKGTVENSILFQGVLVEEGAVIKDSVIMCDSVIKKNSVVERAICGRHVVVEEDKKVIGGKEIALIEEDRIVTEDVK is encoded by the coding sequence ATTATGAAAAAAGAAATGATAGCTATGATATTAGCAGGAGGTCAAGGTAGTAGACTAAAACTTCTTACTAAAAATATTGCAAAGCCTGCAGTTCCATTTGGGGGAAAATATAGAATTATAGATTTCCCTTTAAGTAACTGTACAAACTCTGGTATTGATACTGTTGGAATTTTAGTTCAATACAAACCAAAAGCTTTAAATAGTTATATTGGTATTGGAGCTTCATGGGATTTAAACAGAAACTTTGGTGGAGTTAGTATTTTACCACCATATATGCAAGAAGATGGAGGATGGTGGTATAAAGGTACTGCTAACTCAATATATCAAAATATAGATTTTATAGATGACTATGATCCAGAATATGTTTTAATTCTATCAGGAGACCATATTTATAAAATGGATTATAACAAAATGTTAGAGTATCATAAGTCAAGAAATGCAGATGCAACAATAGCAGTTTTAAATGTTTCTTTAGAAGAAGCAAGTAGATTTGGAATTATGAATGTTAAAAATGAAGATGAAATTTATGAATTTGAAGAAAAACCAGCTCATCCAAAAAGTACATTAGCTTCTATGGGAATTTATATTTTCAATTGGAAAGTATTAAAACAAGCCTTAATAGAAGATGAAGCAAATGAAAAATCATCTAATGACTTTGGAAAAGACATTATACCAAAATTATTAGGAGAAAATAAAAAACTTATAGCTTATCCATTTGAAGGATATTGGAAAGATGTTGGAACAGTAGAAAGCTTATGGGAAGCAAATATGGATTTATTAGGAGAAGAACCTAAATTTGATATCTTTGATAAAAACTGGAGAATTTTCTCTAAATCTACAAATAAACCAAGTCAAGTTATAGGAGATAATGCAGTTATTGCTAATTCCCTTGTTACAGAAGGTTGTGTAATTAAAGGAACAGTAGAAAATTCTATATTATTCCAAGGAGTATTAGTAGAAGAAGGAGCAGTAATAAAAGATTCTGTTATTATGTGTGATTCTGTAATTAAGAAGAATTCAGTAGTTGAAAGAGCTATTTGTGGAAGACATGTAGTAGTAGAAGAAGATAAAAAGGTTATTGGTGGAAAAGAGATTGCTTTAATTGAAGAAGATAGAATAGTAACAGAAGATGTAAAATAA
- the glgD gene encoding glucose-1-phosphate adenylyltransferase subunit GlgD, translating to MLNNCFGILSATESRDNLRRLTAHRAVASIPIGGKYRIVDFGLSNMVNAGIKLVGILTQTDSRSLRDHIGSGGAWDLNRRNKGIYMFHDKRNQAVSYDLQILRDNKEFLNKVKEEYVVFASTYLIANVDIEDAVRKHQESGAVVTVVYKHVEDADKKYLDCGLLQISPTGEVFGVEKNNGKEQIANVSMEIFIMKKEYLESLIDKVAYADYARTLKSVVYENLGKISVRGYEHKGYLGCVNSLLTYYTTNMDMLNEEITKDLFFKETRAIYSKSKDSVPTKYYKDSKVIDSLISNGCVIKGTVKDSVISRSVTIEEGAEVENCIILQNCTIKSGCKIKNVIMDKNVVLAEGTELRGSTIYPLIIEKETSK from the coding sequence ATGTTAAATAATTGTTTTGGAATACTAAGTGCTACAGAAAGTAGAGATAACTTAAGAAGATTAACAGCTCATAGAGCAGTAGCTTCTATACCTATTGGTGGAAAATATAGAATAGTAGACTTTGGATTATCTAATATGGTTAATGCTGGAATAAAATTAGTGGGAATTTTAACACAAACTGATAGTAGATCTTTAAGAGACCATATTGGAAGTGGAGGAGCATGGGACCTAAATAGAAGAAATAAAGGAATATATATGTTCCATGATAAAAGAAACCAAGCTGTAAGTTATGATTTACAAATTTTAAGAGACAATAAAGAATTCTTAAATAAAGTAAAAGAAGAATATGTAGTATTTGCTTCTACTTATTTAATTGCTAATGTTGATATAGAAGATGCAGTTAGAAAACATCAAGAATCTGGAGCTGTTGTAACAGTAGTTTACAAACATGTAGAAGATGCTGATAAAAAATATTTAGATTGTGGATTATTACAAATAAGTCCTACAGGAGAAGTTTTTGGAGTAGAAAAAAATAATGGAAAAGAACAAATAGCTAATGTATCTATGGAAATATTTATTATGAAAAAAGAATATTTAGAGTCATTAATAGATAAAGTAGCTTATGCTGATTATGCTAGAACATTGAAATCAGTAGTTTATGAAAATTTAGGAAAAATCTCAGTTAGAGGATATGAACATAAAGGATATTTAGGATGTGTAAATTCACTTCTTACTTATTATACAACAAATATGGATATGTTAAATGAAGAAATAACTAAAGATTTATTCTTTAAAGAAACAAGAGCTATTTATTCTAAATCAAAAGATTCTGTTCCTACAAAATATTATAAAGATTCAAAAGTTATTGATTCATTAATTTCTAATGGATGTGTGATAAAAGGTACAGTAAAAGATAGTGTTATTTCTAGATCAGTTACTATTGAAGAGGGAGCAGAAGTTGAAAACTGTATAATTCTTCAAAATTGTACAATAAAAAGTGGATGTAAAATTAAAAATGTTATAATGGATAAAAATGTTGTTTTAGCTGAAGGTACAGAACTTAGGGGAAGTACAATTTATCCATTAATAATAGAAAAAGAAACTTCTAAATAA